One segment of Trichlorobacter ammonificans DNA contains the following:
- the rpsB gene encoding 30S ribosomal protein S2: MSSISMKELLEAGVHFGHQTKRWNPKMKPYIFGARNGIYIIDLQKTVRYFKSAYSFVKDSVEQGSTVLFVGTKKQAQDSIAEEAARCGQYYVNQRWLGGMLTNFSTVKQSIERLKRIEAMFEDGTIEAYTKKEALKLDKEREKLEKILGGIKNMNKLPSLMFVIDPKNEEIAVQEAKKLGIPVVAVVDTNCDPDLIDHVIPGNDDAIRAIRLLAAKIADAVIEGAEARTTALQTDAEGSDELEAAIGDDVACEASAD, from the coding sequence ATGTCAAGCATCAGCATGAAGGAACTGCTGGAAGCCGGTGTCCATTTCGGCCACCAGACCAAGCGCTGGAACCCCAAAATGAAGCCCTACATCTTCGGGGCACGCAACGGTATCTACATCATCGACCTGCAGAAGACCGTCCGCTACTTCAAGTCCGCCTACAGCTTCGTGAAGGATTCCGTGGAGCAGGGAAGCACCGTGCTGTTCGTCGGCACCAAGAAGCAGGCCCAGGACTCCATCGCCGAAGAAGCGGCCCGTTGCGGCCAGTACTACGTCAACCAGCGCTGGCTGGGGGGCATGCTGACCAACTTCTCCACCGTCAAGCAGAGCATCGAGCGCCTGAAGCGGATCGAGGCGATGTTCGAAGACGGCACCATCGAAGCCTACACCAAGAAGGAAGCTCTCAAGCTGGACAAGGAGCGCGAGAAGCTGGAGAAGATCCTGGGCGGCATCAAAAACATGAACAAGCTGCCCAGCCTGATGTTCGTCATCGACCCCAAGAACGAGGAGATCGCCGTTCAGGAAGCCAAGAAACTGGGCATTCCGGTGGTTGCCGTGGTTGACACCAACTGCGACCCGGACCTGATCGACCACGTCATCCCCGGTAACGACGACGCCATCCGCGCCATCCGCCTGCTGGCCGCCAAGATCGCCGACGCGGTCATCGAGGGTGCCGAAGCCCGCACCACCGCCCTGCAGACCGATGCCGAAGGCTCCGACGAACTGGA